TGGTTGACGATGCGAGAGGGAAGGCATCCGTGATGTCATGATGGATTGTGCTCGGTTTCTCGTGTTGTCGGCGTGGCCTTGGTATTTTGAGTCATCATTGCCGTTTTCTCATCCCGGATTCCGTTGCATTGTAGAAGTGTTGAGGGTTGTGCTTGTTGGGTGTTGGGAGCACTTGGCGGGCCATTTATGTGGCCGTGGTGCTTCGTATTGAGTGAGTTTGTTTGTATCGGTTTTTGCCCGGTTTTTTGTAAATTAATTGGGCAATTCTCTTCTTCTTTCTTAATTAATCGATGAGGCAATTCTTTTGCCtccgttttgaaaaaaaaaatcaagaaAGAAACATGGCGCCTTCTAGCGCTCAGCGTCGACGCGGCTGGAGGGACTGGGCGAACCTAGACGCCGGTCCCGCGGGGCTGATCGCCGAGCACGTCTTGCGCAACGACCTCGTTGACCTTATCCGCTTCCGCGCGGCGTGCAGGCCGTGGCGCGCGTGCTCCGCCCACCTGCGCGCGCAAGGCGTCCTCGACCGGCGGTTCCTCCCCCGGAGCTGGATCATGCTCCCGAGAAAGTTCAACAAAGTCGACGACAGGCGGCGCTTCCTGAATGTCTCGACCGGCGAGTCCATCTACCGGAGCCTCACGGTCCCGGATCCCTGGAGCAACTACCTTCTCGGCACCACGCACGAGGGTCTCGTTCTTCTCCTGAGCAACGGCGTTAGCCAACTCCTTAACCCGCTGACTGGACAGCTCACCGGACTTCCAAGTGCAGCCACCCTGGTGGACATCGCAGCGTGCCTATTGCTATGGAATGTCGAGCTGCGTGGTGCGGGCCTCGGCGATGACGACACAGTTGTGCTTCACCTTAACTCATATTCCCTAGTCATCGCCAAGCCTGGTGACAAGCGCTGGACAGAAATCGATTCCCGTGTTTGGATCACGTCGGTCTTACCACTGGCAGGCTGCGTCTACTGTGCCACATCAAGGAACATCTCGCTGGTACAGACTACAACCATGGCGAACCAGCCGCCGAAGCTCGTGGAGGCCGCCGGCCACGAGCTGCACAAGGAGTTCGGGTCCGTGGTCGCCTTCAAGGACCAGTTGTACGTAGGGCAAAGCTGGGTGTTCCTGGTGGAGAATAATGGAGGGCTGGTCCTTTGCCACCGTGCTTGCCCTGAATCGCGAACCGATGAGAAGTACAGCGTCAGTGTGCATCTGGTGAACTTGACCGCGAAGAACACGGTGCCCTTGCGTGGACTGAGCGGGAAGGCCCTGTTTCTGGGCAAGAGGCGCTCGGTCCTAGTGGCTACAAGAGTGTCCCCCTCCATCAACGCCGACACCGCCTACCTCTGCTGGCCAAGGCCCAAAGATGTTCTTGTTTACGCCGTTGATCTCTTGGGTGGTGGATGTGTCGAGGCCAAATTTGAAGAGGTTGACGCTGCATATTATTTGCCATGCTACGTCTCAGATTATTCCAGTGAGTAGCACAGGAAACCCAGGTTATGTGCTCTGATTTTCTTCGGTGTAATTTTCAAACTTCTACATAGAATTGTTTCTCTTCCCCTTATTCATGATTTGTGGGCAGACTAAGTCTTGCTTTCCCATGAAGGAAAGGTAAGAGTACTAAACTAGATAAAACAGACAACAACCTCATCGACCTTGTCCGACCCATAGACACGGGAAATTACGGCACTAGTTTACACACTGCAGCACAAACGTGATTAATAATACTGCAACTTAATACGGTAATAAAGAGTTTCAGCTTAAGTAGATAAAATTGAGCACGGTTCACCATGCAGCCCAATGTAATGCTTCCCAGAAGAAAGCAATGTCTCGAGACCTCGCTGACTTAGCGATTGATCCTTGCACTCCCACGGTAGATCATCAGCAACACATGATCGGCGTTCTGTAGCACCCTTGGTTACTAATCATCTGCATTTTCCGTCCCCTGTCTGCAAACTGGCCACTTGACTGCCTAGGATCTTTTTATTCCTGTTTCTTTTCCCCATTGGATTTGTCATCAGATAGCCCACCAAAAGGTATATGCCTTGATGTTGTCTGAAGAGGAGTTGGCTGAACAGAAGTTGGCAATTCTGCTAAAGGCAACACCATCATTGTTAGCAGCAGAGGAAGCCTCATTTGCACTTACAATCATATTTCCTTTCTTGTTCAGATAGGTGTTTCTTCTACCGATCACGGCATGGAGAACCGGCCTCCACGGAGCCGGATGCGAGGCAGCTCTGGCCGACTCTGTTCCCGTAGCACGTATGCCGCGCGGTCCGTTATGCGTAGGTGTAGGCGGTCGGCGTCGTGCCCGTGCGCGCGTGACGTGGTGAGCCGAATGCGCGCACGCTCGGTTCGGTTGGTCAGCACGTGCGTGCTCATGTCAGGTCGCGGGAGGGCGGGCTGGATCCATGGACgcacggcggcggggcaggcgagGCGAGGATTAGGTCGGACCGCGACCGCTTCGTGGCTCGCTGTCGTCCACCAGGACCGACATACCCGCGTCCAAATCCTCAAATCCAAACGGCACATGGTACGTCACGTACGACCAATCTTGTGGTCAGATATTTTTCCCTCTCGTTTTTTTCGGAAatactaacgcccacacgtgtgacAGTGTTGTAACCTGTCCACACGCGTGGATCATCGTCCAGTGCAATTTGCACGAATCTTGACACATTGAGACAGATTTTGCATGCCACATAGGGCGGGGTTGGTGTGTGGGCGTTGGAGAGTTTGTCCACACGCCCGCACCACACTATTTGCCGGCTGCGCTGTGTGGACAAACTAGTTTCTGCCCACACAACCACCATCTAGTCCATGCGCGTGTGGGCGAACTGTCTTTCGCCCACACGCCACTCCTACGTTGCGGATGACAAATGCAATTACGCGAACGTGGCAACTAGGTAAATACACATGACAACTGTGATTCTTTGCTAGACGGCAACTGCAGTTGCACGTACGTGGCAATCagataaacacacatggcaactgtgattaaccatacatggcaactatgGTTGGACCACACGTGACAACTAgttaaacacacatggcaactactgtttgaccatatgtggcaagtagttaatcACACACGGCAACTACGGTTTGATTACACGCGGCAACTATCATAAATTAGGCATGGCAACTATAGTTAACCAAAACAGATAGAGTTGCCATGCTGGATAACTACATCTGCCATCCAGGATAGCAACTAAATCGTCATCCCGCGTGTGTTTAACATAGCTGCGCCAAGACGAGTGGGCATTTTTGCTTCGTGCCACACACGCGGGGTGAAGATGAGTAGTACTTGTTGGACGTGTGGCACGAAGTAGCTGTGCCCACACGTGTTGGCAATTCTAATCCGCCCACACACAGCCCGTGTGGGCTGCCTCCTGCTCACGCCACACATGGTGTGTGGGCGCATGTCTAATATACCACACGTGTGGTGGATATCGGCGTCCTTTTTTAACatcagtacagacacaagcgctcatatacacgcacATACATTCGCCCCTATGaatgcacacacgcacaccccctatgagcaccttcgaaagACCGAGCcagcatatcatcttgagatttacgaagtcaccgtaggcgcctcttcgtcgacgggaacgtctcctcccacgaATGCACaccgccggaaatcctgaaataaatccagaaataaatacgagcaccaggatttgaaccctggtggCCTGGGGATACCAcggtccctctaaccatccaaccacaggttggttcgatTTTTCCTCTCATTTTAGTTAACATAATAACCCTCAATCATGAATGCTCTATCATAGATTCGgtctaaaataaataaataaataaatatgaCTCCCTCCGTCCGTGACTTTAGTTTAAATTGAGCCTAATTTGTACTAAAGCCACAACAAGTTCAAATTGAGCCTAATTTAAACTAAAGCCTCGACACTTATTTGGGACAGAGGCAAAAAAAGTTAATTAGGGGAGGGGTGCCATCGTGGTTAGGTAATATTTTGGCTAGGCGTAAACGCTAATACACTTATCATATAAACGCACACATGCACACTCTATTCTtatatgagcacctccgagagaccAAGCCGGTACTTCATATTGAGATTGATGAAGACACCAGAAGCGCCTCCCTACTAGAGGAGACATCTTTTCTCACGAGATCGGCATCGCGCCTTGGCGCGAGGGTGCCGGTCCCAACGATGTGGCGAAGCAAGTAATGGTCAAAGTTAGTAGAAAGCCAGGATTTGTCAGAATAAAGGAAAGAAGAAATATTCACATGTAATAGGAGCAAGACATCATAGATGGATACCAAAACTGTAGTACAACACATCTCCATAGCCAACAGAACGACAACACAACACATTTGAGGATGAAATGTCCATATACATGGTAAATTAAAGGTACAATTGTTCATACACGGTAGATATCAAGTACAAAAGGATGGATAGACGTGACAAAAGGGACGCATTCACAAAAGAAGAGGGAGATCACATGGTAGTTTACACGGTGCATCACAAGAGCTAGTGGCATCGAATGAAAGTCTAGTCACATGGTTCATGAATCCAAACAAACATAGGGACTTGTATAATCTAAGAGTTCCTGGAATCACAGTAATTGGTTGTCAACAAACAAAAGTAACAACCAGTTTCCGAAACCCCACTATGTATTAGTAAACATATGGTTGTCACATAAAAATGTCTTCATCCAAGGAAATCAAAAACAATATTTATGGTTGCTTGTTACGACCACGTCACTAATACAACACATACATCAAGTACTCCAACCCTAATGGGGAAATGACACACTATCTTCCCATGAAAGGTTATGTGTAGgtcaaaaagaaaagaaaagaattcatGGTTTCTTCAATGACAAATTCATTTGAAGCAAGTGGAAAACTGGTAAAGCTTTGGAGCCTTGCACAAGGTTGGAACTTTAAAGCCTCACATTCCCAAACAATCTTAAGGAGGGCCAACATAATTGAAACCAAGAAGAACTAAACAATAGATCAGCTAGACAGCAATACCTGCACTGGCCAATGATGACACAGTGGCATGTTTGGGAATAATTATGAAAGGTTCCTATTCATATTCACACGGTGCGTGTTTCAACAATAATTCTGCCCCTGATAGAAACAATTTTAGCGAGTGAGCACTTCCTGTCAATGTATCTCCCTGAAATGAAATAAGTTAATAATCAGATTTCATCCTCCCTAGAATGGAGCAAATTAATAATTTGATTACATTCTTATAAGCAACATATTGCCTAAATACTCCATAGAGGTTACTGACAAGTAAACAACATAAGCCACATGCATCAACAGATAAATATCACATGTCTTTCAAGAAAAAATATCACATGCCAGCAAAATAAAGGTTTTGGTAAGTATTTTCCTTCATGTACTCACTCTACAGGACAAACAAATTGGTACCAGGAATCAAAAGGACCAACTTTTTTTACTGAATAGTAAGGATTAGCTAAATTGATGAACCAATTATCACAGTAACTTCAACTCCATCATG
The sequence above is a segment of the Aegilops tauschii subsp. strangulata cultivar AL8/78 chromosome 6, Aet v6.0, whole genome shotgun sequence genome. Coding sequences within it:
- the LOC141026174 gene encoding uncharacterized protein gives rise to the protein MAPSSAQRRRGWRDWANLDAGPAGLIAEHVLRNDLVDLIRFRAACRPWRACSAHLRAQGVLDRRFLPRSWIMLPRKFNKVDDRRRFLNVSTGESIYRSLTVPDPWSNYLLGTTHEGLVLLLSNGVSQLLNPLTGQLTGLPSAATLVDIAACLLLWNVELRGAGLGDDDTVVLHLNSYSLVIAKPGDKRWTEIDSRVWITSVLPLAGCVYCATSRNISLVQTTTMANQPPKLVEAAGHELHKEFGSVVAFKDQLYVGQSWVFLVENNGGLVLCHRACPESRTDEKYSVSVHLVNLTAKNTVPLRGLSGKALFLGKRRSVLVATRVSPSINADTAYLCWPRPKDVLVYAVDLLGGGCVEAKFEEVDAAYYLPCYVSDYSSE